A window of the Citrus sinensis cultivar Valencia sweet orange chromosome 9, DVS_A1.0, whole genome shotgun sequence genome harbors these coding sequences:
- the LOC102615998 gene encoding probably inactive leucine-rich repeat receptor-like protein kinase At3g28040, which produces MQMRYYHQTRANRLKMKFRKLLLYLLLSSFLQGCISDDASIELNDDILGLIVFKSELKDPSSNLQSWKEDDNSPCSWKFIQCNPINGRVSHVSLDGLGLSGKIGTRGLRKLQHLKVLSLSHNDFTGNINPELGLIASLERLNFSHNSLSGQIPPSLLNLNMMNMKFLDLSNNLLSGPVPYQLFENCASLRYLSLAGNILQGPIGKIFNYCSSLNTLNLSNNHFSGDLDFASGYGIWSLKRLRTLDLSHNLFSGSIPQGVAALHYLKELLLQGNKFSGPLPADIGFCPHLTTLDLSNNLFTGQLPVSLRLLNSMIFISVSNNTLTGDIPHWIGNISTLEFLDFSNNHLTGSLPSSLFNCKKLSVIRLRGNSLNGNIPEGLFDLGLEEIDLSENGFMGSIPPGSSSSSSSTLFQTLRILDLSSNNLVGDIPAEMGLFANLRYLNLSSNHLRSRIPPELGYFHSLIHLDLRNNALYGSIPQEVCESRSLGILQLDGNSLTGPIPQVIRNCTSLYLLSLSHNHLSGSIPKSISNLNKLKILKLEFNELSGEIPQELGKLASLLAVNVSYNRLIGRLPVGGVFPTLDQSSLQGNLGICSPLLKGPCKMNVPKPLVLDPDAYNSNQMDGHIHSHSFSSNHHHMFFSVSAIVAIIAAILIAGGVLVISLLNVSTRRRLTFVETTLESMCSSSSRSVNLAAGKVILFDSRSSSLDCSIDPETLLEKAAEVGEGVFGTVYKVSFGTQGRMLAVKKLVTSDIIQYPEDFEREVRVLGKARHPNLISLEGYYWTPQLKLLVSDYAPNGSLQAKLHERLPSTPPLSWTNRFKVILGTAKGLAHLHHSFRPPIIHYNLKPSNILLDDNYNPRISDFGLARLLTRLDKHVMSNRFQSALGYVAPELTCQSLRVNEKCDIYGFGVLILELVTGRRPVEYGEDNVVILSEHVRVLLEEGNVLDCVDPSMGDYPEDEVLPVLKLALVCTCHIPSSRPSMAEVVQILQVIKTPLPQRMEVF; this is translated from the exons ATGCAAATGCGTTACTACCACCAGACTAGAGCTAACAGATTAAAAATGAAGTTTCGAAAATTGttgttgtatttattattgtcTTCTTTTCTGCAAGGCTGCATTTCCGATGATGCTTCTATTGAACTAAACGATGATATACTAGGCCTCATAGTCTTCAAATCAGAGCTTAAAGATCCATCTTCGAATCTTCAATCTTGGAAAGAAGATGACAACTCCCCTTGTTCATGGAAATTCATACAATGCAATCCCATCAATGGTCGTGTTTCGCATGTATCACTGGATGGTTTGGGATTATCGGGTAAGATCGGTACTAGAGGCCTTCGAAAGTTGCAGCATTTGAAGGTACTATCACTTTCTCATAACGATTTTACTGGTAACATAAATCCTGAGCTGGGTCTCATTGCTAGTCTGGAAAGGCTTAACTTTAGTCACAACAGTCTTTCAGGCCAAATACCACCTtctcttttgaatttgaacATGATGAATATGAAATTTCTTGATCTTTCAAACAATTTACTATCAGGACCAGTCCCTTATCAACTCTTTGAAAACTGTGCATCGTTAAGATACCTTTCTTTGGCTGGCAATATTCTTCAAGGGCCAATCggcaaaatatttaattattgttccTCTTTGAACACTCTAAATCTCTCCAACAATCATTTCTCTGGAGACCTGGATTTTGCTTCTGGTTACGGAATTTGGTCACTGAAAAGGCTGAGGACTTTGGATCtttctcataatttattttctggaTCCATACCACAAGGAGTGGCAGCTCTTCATTACTTGAAAGAGCTCCTACTACAGGGGAATAAATTTTCGGGACCACTGCCGGCGGATATTGGATTCTGCCCGCACTTGACAACGTTGGATCTCAGCAATAATCTTTTCACCGGACAGTTGCCAGTCTCTCTTCGATTGTTGAATTCTATGATCTTTATCAGCGTATCAAATAATACGCTGACAGGTGATATCCCTCATTGGATTGGAAATATAAGCACCCTGGAATTTTTGGATTTCTCCAATAATCATTTAACAGGAAGCCTACCTTCATCACTGTTTAACTGTAAAAAGTTGTCGGTGATTCGGTTGAGGGGTAATAGTTTGAATGGTAACATACCAGAGGGTTTGTTTGATTTGGGGTTggaagaaattgatttatcaGAAAATGGATTTATGGGTTCCATTCCCCCAGGTTCTTCAAGTTCCAGTTCAAGCACACTGTTTCAGACACTCCGTATACTGGATTTGTCAAGTAACAATCTTGTCGGAGATATTCCTGCAGAAATGGGTCTTTTTGCCAACTTGAGATACTTGAATTTGTCATCAAATCATCTTCGTTCAAGGATACCTCCAGAGCTTGGTTACTTCCACAGTCTAATACATTTAGATCTCAGAAACAATGCCTTATATGGTTCTATTCCTCAAGAAGTATGTGAGTCTAGAAGCTTAGGTATTCTTCAGTTGGATGGAAATTCATTGACTGGTCCAATTCCTCAAGTGATTCGGAATTGCACATCGCTCTATTTACT AAGCCTGTCCCACAATCATTTAAGTGGTTCCATTCCtaaatccatttcaaatttgaacAAGCTCAAGATTCTGAAGTTGGAGTTCAATGAGTTAAGTGGAGAGATACCACAGGAGCTGGGAAAGTTGGCAAGTCTTCTCGCTGTGAATGTATCATATAACAGGCTAATAGGAAGGCTTCCAGTTGGTGGTGTATTTCCAACGTTGGATCAAAGTTCTTTACAGGGAAATTTGGGCATTTGCTCACCCTTATTGAAGGGACCTTGTAAGATGAACGTACCGAAGCCTCTTGTACTTGATCCAGATGCTTATAATAGTAACCAAATGGATGGTCACATCCACAGCCACAGCTTTTCCAGTAATCATCACCACATGTTCTTTAGTGTTTCTGCTATTGTTGCTATCATAGCAGCTATTCTAATCGCAGGTGGAGTACTAGTAATCAGCCTATTAAATGTATCAACTCGTAGGAGGCTTACATTTGTGGAAACCACCCTGGAAAGCATGTGTTCAAGTTCTTCAAGGTCTGTAAATCTAGCTGCAGGTAAGGTGATTCTTTTTGATTCAAGGTCATCATCCCTTGATTGTAGCATTGATCCTGAAACCCTCCTAGAAAAAGCCGCCGAGGTCGGAGAAGGCGTCTTTGGAACTGTATACAAGGTCTCATTTGGGACGCAAGGAAGAATGTTAGCAGTCAAAAAACTTGTTACATCCGATATAATCCAATATCCAGAAGACTTTGAAAGGGAAGTTCGAGTCTTGGGAAAAGCAAGGCACCCAAATTTGATATCACTGGAAGGATACTACTGGACTCCTCAGTTGAAGCTTTTGGTGTCTGATTATGCACCAAACGGTAGCTTGCAAGCCAAACTCCATGAAAGGCTTCCTTCTACTCCACCGCTTTCTTGGACTAACAGATTCAAAGTAATCCTCGGAACAGCAAAAGGCCTTGCTCATTTGCACCATTCTTTCCGCCCACCCATTATTCATTACAACCTAAAACCAAGCAACATCTTGCTTGATGACAATTACAACCCAAGGATTTCAGACTTTGGATTGGCGAGGCTTTTGACCAGGCTCGACAAACACGTAATGAGCAACAGATTTCAGAGCGCACTAGGGTATGTGGCACCAGAATTAACATGCCAGAGCTTAAGAGTGAATGAGAAATGTGACATATATGGTTTTGGGGTTTTAATACTTGAGCTTGTAACTGGTAGAAGGCCTGTTGAATATGGTGAAGACAATGTAGTGATATTAAGCGAGCATGTGAGAGTTCTTCTGGAAGAGGGCAACGTGTTAGATTGTGTTGATCCAAGCATGGGAGATTACCCAGAAGATGAGGTCTTACCGGTGCTCAAATTGGCCCTTGTCTGCACTTGTCATATACCATCAAGCAGGCCTTCAATGGCAGAGGTTGTCCAAATATTGCAAGTCATCAAAACCCCACTTCCACAGAGAATGGAGGTATTCTAA
- the LOC102615701 gene encoding eukaryotic translation initiation factor 3 subunit H has protein sequence MANTMARSFLQVAAAEEVAPPLRVVQIEGLVMLKIIKHCKEFSPALVTGQLLGLDVGSVLEVTNCFPFPIQEEDEEIEADGANYQLEMMRCLREVNVDNNTVGWYQSTMLGCFQTAELIETFLNYQENIRRCVCIIYDPSRSNQGALAFKALKLSDSFMDLYRSNNFTGEKLREKNLSWVDIFEEIPVKVSNSALISAFMTELEPDTPVTQCDYDRLQLSSSPFLERNMEFLIECMDDLSVEQQKFQFYYRSLTRQQAQQQSWLQKRRDENKARKAAGEEPLPEEDPSNPIFKPIPEPPRLESFLIANRIANYCNQINGVTGQSFSRLYLTKGLHEN, from the exons ATGGCAAACA CAATGGCTAGGTCTTTTCTACAAGTTGCAGCTGCGGAGGAGGTTGCGCCGCCTCTCAGAGTTGTTCAGATTGAGGGTCTG GTTAtgctaaaaataatcaaacactGCAAGGAGTTTTCACCAGCTTTGGTGACGGGACAACTTCTTGGGTTAGATGTTGGTAGCGTGCTTGAAGTTACGAACTGTTTCCCCTTCCCG ATCCAGGAAGAGGacgaagaaattgaagctgaTGGTGCTAATTACCAGCTTGAAATGATGAGGTGTCTAAGAGAGGTTAATGTGGACAATAACACTGTTGGATG gtACCAATCAACAATGCTAGGATGTTTTCAAACAGCAGAGTTGATTGAAACTTTTCTGAACTACCAG GAGAATATTAGAAGGTGTGTCTGCATAATTTATGACCCTTCAAGGTCCAATCAAGGTGCCTTAGCTTTTAAGGCTTTAAAGCTTTCTGATTCATTTATGGATCTTTACCGCAGCAACAATTTTACTGGAGAAAA GTTGAGGgagaaaaatttatcatgGGTGGATATTTTTGAGGAAATTCCT GTTAAAGTCTCAAATTCTGCACTTATTAGTGCCTTTATGACTGAGCTGGAACCTGATACTCCAGTCACACAG TGTGATTACGACCGCCTGCAATTGTCAAGCAGTCCATTCTTGGAGAGGAATATGGAATTTTTGATTGAATGCATGGATGATTTGTCAGTGGAACAACAAAAG TTCCAATTTTACTATCGAAGCCTAACACGTCAGCAAGCTCAGCAGCAATCATGGCTTCAGAAGAGAAG GGATGAGAATAAGGCACGTAAAGCTGCTGGAGAGGAGCCTTTGCCTGAGGAGGATCCTTCAAATCCCATATTTAAGCCAATTCCTGAGCCTCCTCGATTGGAAAGTTTTCTAATTGCAAATCGGATTGCCAACTATTGCAACCAAATTAATGG GGTTACGGGACAGAGCTTTAGTCGATTATATTTGACGAAAGGTTTGCATGAGAATTGA